A genomic window from Pantoea alhagi includes:
- the potB gene encoding spermidine/putrescine ABC transporter permease PotB, translating to MKMMRNRFQKTIITLIVGWLVLFVFLPNLMIIATSFLTRDDASFVRLALTFDNYTRLLDPLYASVLLHSLNMALIATLCCLLLGYPFAWCLTKLPARIRPVMLFLLIVPFWTNSLIRIYGLKIFLSTRGWLNEFLLWLGLIDKPFRIMYTSEAVVLGLVYILLPFMVMPLYSSLEKLDKPCLEAARDLGASKLQTFWRIILPLTMPGIVAGCLLVLLPAMGLFFVADLMGGAKNLLIGNVIKSQFLNIRDWPFGAATSIVLTLVMGLMLLFYWRAARMLNKKVELE from the coding sequence ATGAAAATGATGCGTAACCGCTTTCAGAAAACCATTATCACGCTGATTGTCGGCTGGCTGGTGCTGTTTGTGTTTTTGCCCAACCTGATGATTATTGCCACCAGTTTTCTGACGCGTGATGACGCCAGTTTTGTCCGCCTGGCGCTGACCTTCGATAACTATACCCGGCTGCTTGATCCGCTTTACGCCTCGGTACTGCTGCATTCGCTCAATATGGCGCTGATCGCCACGCTTTGCTGTTTGCTGCTCGGCTATCCTTTCGCCTGGTGCCTGACAAAGCTGCCGGCACGTATCCGTCCGGTGATGCTGTTTCTGCTGATTGTGCCATTCTGGACCAACTCGCTGATCCGCATTTATGGCCTGAAAATTTTTCTCAGCACGCGCGGCTGGCTCAATGAGTTTCTGCTGTGGCTGGGGCTAATCGACAAACCTTTTCGCATTATGTATACCTCCGAAGCGGTGGTGCTGGGACTGGTCTATATCCTGCTGCCGTTTATGGTGATGCCCCTCTACTCCAGCCTGGAAAAGCTGGATAAGCCCTGTCTGGAGGCGGCGCGCGATCTCGGTGCCAGCAAGCTGCAAACGTTTTGGCGCATTATTTTACCGCTGACGATGCCGGGCATTGTTGCGGGCTGCCTGCTGGTATTGCTGCCGGCGATGGGGCTGTTTTTTGTCGCTGACCTGATGGGCGGCGCGAAAAACCTGCTGATCGGCAACGTGATAAAGAGTCAGTTCCTGAATATTCGCGACTGGCCGTTTGGCGCGGCCACCAGCATTGTTTTGACGCTGGTGATGGGCCTGATGCTGCTGTTCTACTGGCGCGCAGCGCGCATGCTGAACAAGAAAGTGGAGCTGGAATAA
- the potA gene encoding spermidine/putrescine ABC transporter ATP-binding protein PotA: MTQTRAQTALVTLSGISKAFDGKEIIADFNLTIHHGEFITLLGPSGCGKTTILRLIAGLEETDSGEIVLDGETITATPAEHRHVNTVFQSYALFPHMSVFENVAFGLRMQKTPAAEITARVNEALAMVQLDSFADRRPHQLSGGQQQRVAIARAVVNRPKVLLLDESLSALDYKLRKQMQNELKALQRKLGITFVFVTHDQEEALSMSDRIVVLRDGRIEQDGSPREIYEEPANLFVARFIGEINVFDAVVIAPLDNQRVRARVEGRECDILVPFPVVAGQHLHVLLRPEDLRVEEIGDNEGAEGLVGFVRERNYKGMTLESTVELENGKLVTVSEFFNEDDPDFDHSLNQKMAITWVESWEVVLPDENDA; the protein is encoded by the coding sequence ATGACGCAAACACGCGCGCAAACGGCGCTGGTTACGCTTTCTGGCATCAGTAAAGCTTTTGACGGCAAAGAAATTATTGCCGACTTTAACCTGACCATACACCACGGCGAGTTTATCACCTTGCTGGGCCCTTCCGGCTGCGGCAAAACCACTATTTTGCGCCTGATCGCGGGCCTGGAAGAGACCGACAGCGGAGAGATCGTTCTCGACGGTGAAACCATTACCGCCACGCCCGCCGAACACCGCCACGTTAATACCGTTTTCCAGAGCTATGCTCTGTTTCCGCATATGTCGGTGTTTGAGAATGTCGCTTTTGGCCTGCGCATGCAAAAAACGCCAGCGGCAGAAATCACCGCGCGCGTTAACGAGGCGCTGGCGATGGTGCAGCTGGACAGTTTTGCCGATCGCCGTCCGCACCAGCTCAGCGGTGGCCAGCAGCAGCGCGTTGCCATTGCGCGCGCGGTGGTGAATCGCCCTAAAGTCCTGCTGCTGGATGAATCGCTGTCGGCGCTGGATTACAAGCTGCGCAAGCAGATGCAGAATGAACTGAAAGCGTTGCAGCGTAAGCTGGGCATTACCTTTGTGTTCGTTACCCACGATCAGGAAGAGGCGCTCAGCATGTCGGATCGCATCGTGGTGCTGCGCGACGGGCGCATTGAGCAGGACGGCTCGCCGCGTGAAATTTATGAAGAACCCGCCAACCTGTTTGTGGCGCGCTTTATCGGCGAGATCAACGTGTTCGACGCGGTGGTTATTGCGCCGCTGGATAATCAGCGCGTCCGCGCCCGCGTTGAAGGGCGCGAATGCGATATTCTGGTGCCCTTCCCGGTGGTAGCCGGTCAGCATCTTCATGTCTTGCTGCGTCCGGAAGATCTGCGCGTTGAAGAAATTGGTGATAATGAAGGTGCGGAAGGCCTGGTGGGCTTTGTGCGCGAACGCAATTACAAAGGCATGACGCTGGAATCCACCGTTGAGCTGGAAAACGGCAAGCTGGTGACCGTCAGCGAATTTTTTAACGAGGACGATCCCGATTTTGACCATTCGCTGAATCAAAAGATGGCGATTACCTGGGTTGAAAGCTGGGAGGTGGTGCTGCCTGATGAAAATGATGCGTAA
- the potC gene encoding spermidine/putrescine ABC transporter permease PotC: protein MMGKTLRSGFMFLIYAWLYIPIVILIVNSFNASRFGINWQGFSTRWYALLINNDSLIQAAQHSLIMGVLSASFATLIGALTAVALYRYRFRGKPFVSGMLFVVMMSPDIVMAISLLVLFMLLGISLGFWSLLVSHITFCLPFVVITVYSRLKGFDVRMLEAARDLGASEATILRKIILPLAMPAVAAGWLLSFTLSMDDVVVSSFVTGPGFEILPLKIYSMVKVGVSPEVNALATILMVLSLLLVAASQLLLRDKTK, encoded by the coding sequence ATAATGGGTAAAACATTACGCAGCGGCTTTATGTTTCTTATTTATGCCTGGCTGTATATTCCGATCGTTATCCTGATCGTTAACTCTTTCAACGCCTCGCGTTTCGGCATTAACTGGCAGGGCTTCAGCACCCGGTGGTATGCATTGTTAATCAACAACGACAGCCTGATCCAGGCGGCGCAGCATTCGCTGATCATGGGCGTGCTCTCAGCCAGTTTCGCCACGCTGATCGGCGCGCTGACGGCGGTGGCGCTCTACCGCTACCGCTTTCGCGGCAAGCCGTTTGTCAGCGGCATGCTGTTTGTGGTGATGATGTCGCCCGATATTGTTATGGCGATCTCCCTGCTGGTTCTGTTTATGCTGCTGGGGATTTCGCTGGGCTTCTGGTCGCTGCTGGTTTCGCATATCACCTTTTGCCTGCCGTTTGTGGTGATTACCGTTTACTCACGCCTGAAAGGCTTTGATGTCAGGATGCTGGAGGCGGCACGCGATTTAGGGGCCAGCGAAGCAACCATCCTGCGCAAAATTATTTTGCCGCTGGCGATGCCAGCCGTTGCCGCAGGCTGGCTGCTGAGCTTTACCCTGTCGATGGATGATGTGGTGGTCTCCTCGTTTGTGACCGGCCCAGGCTTTGAGATCCTACCGCTGAAAATTTATTCAATGGTAAAAGTCGGCGTTTCGCCGGAGGTGAACGCGCTGGCGACCATCCTGATGGTGCTGTCGCTGCTGCTGGTCGCCGCGAGTCAGCTGTTGCTGCGTGATAAAACAAAATAA
- the pepT gene encoding peptidase T, protein MTTLLDRFLHYVSFDTQSRPHARQVPSTEGQWQLARELQKELTELGLKDVTLSEHCSVMATLPANVDYPTPVIGFISHVDTSPDFSGKHVNPQIVENYRGGDIALGIGEEILSPVMFPILHQLTGHTLITTDGKTLLGADDKAGVAEIMTAVAQLAQGDIPHGEIRIAFTPDEEVGRGTEHFDVAAFGADWAYTVDGSGLGEFQFENFNAASVTVKIVGNNVHPGTAKGVMVNALDLAMRFHAEVPATEKPQFTSGYEGFYHLHGVKGSVERAELSYIVRDFDRDNFEARKQKLIDIARRVGKGLNPDCYIDVTVEDSYYNMREIIEAHPHSIELALQAMRNCGVEPDVKPIRGGTDGAGLSFKGLPCPNIFTGGYNYHGKHEFASLDIMQKTVEVIVGIARLAAEKK, encoded by the coding sequence ATGACAACGCTACTCGACCGGTTTTTACACTATGTTTCGTTTGATACGCAGTCGCGTCCGCATGCGCGCCAGGTTCCCAGCACGGAAGGGCAGTGGCAGCTGGCCAGGGAACTGCAGAAAGAGCTAACCGAGCTGGGGCTGAAAGATGTGACCCTCAGCGAGCACTGCAGCGTGATGGCGACCTTACCGGCAAATGTGGATTATCCCACACCGGTGATCGGCTTTATTTCTCACGTTGATACCTCGCCCGATTTCAGCGGCAAACATGTTAATCCACAAATTGTCGAGAACTATCGCGGCGGGGATATTGCCCTTGGCATCGGTGAAGAGATCCTGTCGCCGGTCATGTTCCCGATACTGCATCAGCTGACCGGTCATACGCTGATCACAACCGACGGTAAAACCCTGCTTGGCGCAGATGATAAGGCGGGCGTGGCGGAGATCATGACTGCGGTAGCACAGCTGGCGCAGGGAGATATTCCGCATGGCGAGATTCGCATCGCCTTTACGCCAGATGAAGAGGTTGGGCGCGGCACCGAACATTTTGATGTCGCTGCTTTTGGCGCGGACTGGGCTTACACCGTTGATGGCAGCGGGCTGGGCGAGTTCCAGTTTGAAAACTTTAATGCCGCCTCGGTGACGGTAAAAATCGTTGGCAATAATGTCCATCCCGGCACGGCGAAGGGCGTAATGGTGAATGCGCTGGATCTGGCGATGCGCTTTCATGCCGAGGTCCCGGCTACTGAGAAACCGCAGTTTACCAGCGGCTATGAAGGATTTTACCATCTGCATGGCGTTAAAGGCAGCGTGGAGCGTGCAGAGCTAAGCTATATCGTGCGCGATTTCGATCGTGACAACTTTGAAGCGCGTAAGCAGAAGCTGATTGATATTGCCCGACGTGTCGGTAAAGGGCTGAATCCTGACTGTTATATCGACGTAACGGTAGAAGACAGCTATTACAATATGCGGGAGATCATCGAGGCGCATCCACACAGCATTGAGCTGGCGTTGCAGGCGATGCGCAACTGCGGGGTGGAACCCGATGTGAAGCCGATTCGCGGTGGCACCGACGGCGCCGGGCTCTCTTTTAAGGGCTTGCCCTGCCCAAATATTTTTACCGGCGGCTATAACTATCACGGCAAGCATGAGTTTGCCTCGTTAGATATTATGCAAAAAACGGTAGAGGTCATTGTCGGTATCGCCCGACTGGCAGCTGAGAAAAAATAA